From the genome of Prionailurus bengalensis isolate Pbe53 chromosome D1, Fcat_Pben_1.1_paternal_pri, whole genome shotgun sequence:
CTAAAGAGCAGACAGGGCTGGCCCAGGGATGGTTCTACCCCTCTGGGCCCTTATTAAGGAGCTACCTAGTTCACTTCACAAGATGACTAATCACCCTCTTTAACTTTTACAAGGTGACTAATTCCCTCTAAGTGCAGGGGCCCTCCGGTGCCTGGCACACCCGGGACACCGGAAGCCGCTTTGCTGGGACACCTGTGCCTCCTGTGTCCTTCCAGCCCATCAGGCTGATGACAATAGCCGCTGGCCTCAGACACCGGGTTTCAAACTGGCGCCTTTCTCTGGAGAGATCCCAATCTGCTCCAGACGTCCCCTGGGAGCCTGTGACTTGACGAGTCAAACTGGAGTCTCCCTGGATTTGCAGACCTGGAACCCGAGGGCCGGGAGGGCCAGCTGACAGCTTCTCTGGTCACCCAGGGCCTGCAGGGCCAGCCCTGCCACTCAAGGCCTGGATACCCCCAGCTGGAGGGCCCAGGGCCTCTCGGGGTTAAATCTCCCTTCCCAGGCCTGATTGCCGAGGCGGGGTGAAcgccacccccgcctccccctttCTTCCCTTGTCGGAAAAAAACGGGCAAGGAAATCGATCCAGCACTGCGAGTGTTTTTCTGTCCCCAAATCATTAATTCTGAGGTTGGAGCAGCAGGACAGGCCCCAGGAGGCTTCGTGCCCTGGTTGCACGGagataattagggaaatgcaattaTCATCTAGAGGAGCGGTCCCTCCTCCACGCTGGGAGCCGGGTGGGCCTACAGCCCCCGGGGAGGCTGGCTGGAccgctccctcctccttcctggggAGCCCTTGGGCCCAGAGGCTGCAGGCGGAAAGGGCAGGGGGTGACTGactctgcttcctctcttccAGCAAGAGATGCTCCGCTACAAAGAGGTCTGCTACTACATGCTATTCGCTCTGGCTGCCTACGGGTGGCCCATGTACCTGATGCGGAAGCCTGCCTGTGGCCTCTGCCAGCTGGCTCGGTCCTGCTCGTGAGTACCCCGTCCTGTCCTTCTGGCCGGCCAGTGCGTGCAGAGGAGCCGAGGTCCCGCGGCTGGGCCAGCCTGTGGGACGCTCTCCCTGAACAGACTGTGCCTgctgccctgccccacctcccctgtggtcTGCAACCcgtccttcctctcctccaccccgCCTGTGGGCCTCGACCTTTCTAGTCGCGCATTATCCCCAGGCAGggaagagcatgggctttggaatcacGCAGATTCCAAAATCTGCTCTGAATCCAGATTTTGTCACCCGCAGCCTTGGGCGAGTCGGCAGCCTTGGGCGAGTCGACCCCCCTACCTCTGCAAGGCTCGGTTTCTTTATCTGTGTAATGGGGATGCTGGAGCTCTTTTGAAAGGATTCAACGATAGCTGTCCAGCCTCCGGCACTGCTGGTTCCCTTCCCCTGCCGTGTCTGTCTCTACCTGTCTCAACCACTCCCCTCTGCCCACATCTTGCTCCCTCCTGCTCCTGTCGTGTGCTCCACCTCTCTGAAAGAAAGGATTTTCCGCCCCAGGCCTGCCTGCAGCCCGCCTCAGGGGCCCGGTGGACTGTGCTTCCCTAAGTGGACCAGAGAAGGGCACAGCTCCAGGAGGGGCCCTTCCCCGTCCTCGGTGTGTCCACCCTCAGTGTGGCCCAGACAGAAGGAGGACAGCTCCCTGGCTCCCTGGTCCCGAAAGGCTGGCAGGTTGGGCGGCAGCTTCTGTCTGTGACACCCCTGCCCTTGGGCCGGCCACACCTCTCCTGCGGTGCCCTTTGTTTCCAGAAAGCTGGGTGGCCCTGGGGACCTGgttctccccatcccccccccaccagtgACTCACAGAGCGGACCACACACCCCACGCCCCCTCCCACAGCGGGTCCTCCCAGCGTCCCTGGGAGTCCCTGCCGCTGCCTAAGAAGCTTCTTGAAATGAGCACCAGACCAGGAGTCCCGGGACCTGGGCTCTGACAGGCCCTGCACCGTCACTCACGGGCAGGGTGGGGGCGTCATTTGTGCAGGCGGTGTCTGTCCCACCTGCACATGAGGTATTTCGGAAGCCAGGGAGTCACTGGCAGGCCGGGCACTCGGGGTGACATGCAGGCAGGAGGGATGCTGCTGTTTTTCAGCTCCCCGGTgctgcagggagagagaagacggTCCTCAAGGCCAAGGGTTCAAGCCCAGGTCTCTGTCCCTGAAGGCCACGCTGCGGTGGCCATGGGCTGACCGGGgttagagagaggagacagctgCCTGAGAACAGGAGTCTGGCCCCCAGACCCAGGCCGGCCCCCACTTGGCCCTATGGTTGGTGGGAGCCTCTCCCAGCGTGGGTTGAGGTGGCTGCCCACCCCAGGCCCGGTAGTTTCCGAGATGCAGCCGGACCCTGAGTTTGCTCAGTGAGGCTACTCCTCATCCGGATGTAACAATCCCTTAGATGCTGCTTGAGTGAAGATAAACCTCCCAGCATCGCCGAAATTCAGGCTCCTTAATAAAATCCCAGCTGTCATCTCAAGACAGCTGGCAGACCGCGCTCTTGTGTCTGCTCCGGGGGCTCCAGGGCTGGTCGGCTGGGTGCTGGCTCCCTCTGGTGGCCTGAGGAGCCCTTGCACTCCCTAGCAGGGTGCCCGGCTCTGACACTCAGCCCCTCGTTGAGGGGGATGCCTACCCCGTGTGCctggtgctggggacacagcggTAAACCAAGCAGAGCAAAGCCTGCCCCGTGGAGCCATCGCCTGGTGGAGAGGTGCAGACAGTACACAGACAGGGACCCGGAGCCCGTTGGAGCAGATTGatgctttggggaaaaataaagtcGGATGTGTTGTCAGGCTGGGGAACGCTGGCAGGGGCCTGGCTGTGCTAGATGAGGTGTCCAGGGTGGATGTCCCCGTGACCTACATTTGAGCAGAGGTCTGAAGGAAGTGAGAAGTCCTGTCATGAGATATGGCCAGTGCATCTGAGGGCAGGCAGGAAGGCCGGTGGGGCCAGAGGGAAGTCGAAGGTAGCAAGCCAGAGAACCAGGGCCTGATGGGGCAGCGCCCTGGACCCTTGCAAGGACTCCAGCTCTGACAGTAGACAAGAAAGGGCAGCGCTGTAAGGTTTTGAGTGAAATGATGTGGCTTGACTCACGTCTCAGAGGCTCACCCTGGCTTCCGATCGAGAATGCCGAGGACAAGAGTAGAAGAGGGAGACCGGTCGGGAGGCCGCCACGACACTCCAAGCCAGAGATAATGGTGGAAAGGGTGGGCGCCAGGGAAGGTGGTTGGAGTCCGTTCTGAATCTGAAGGCAGGGCGAGCTGATGTGCCGACCGCCAGGCCGTGGGacgagaggtggggggaggaccCGAGGCCAGGTCCAAGTCTGGGACTGTGCACAGAGCAGCTGGGTGTGGGGGATTCAGGGAGCACGCGGGGGTGGACCATCGGGGACTGGGACCTGGCATGGTTGGATGGGGGCGTCTGGAGGCCGGGAGCAGGGCGGGCGGTTCGGTAGCTCGGAGGAGGTGTTCAGTGCCGGAGAGCAGGAGCAGGTGTGGTGAGCGAGAAGGCGGGAAGGTCGTTGCTCTGGCAGAGGACGAGCCCCAGGAGGCTgccagagagggaggagcagtccaggggtgagggggagagagcgtCGAGGGCGAGGGAGAGACCCACCCGGTCCCATGCTGCCAGGAGGCCAAGTAGGCTGAGGACCCTGGGACTTGCGAGGGAGGTTCCAGAGAGGATGGCAGAGAGAATGGCTCTCCCGGGTCTCTGAGCCCTCTGCCACCTCGCCAGGTGCTGCCTGTGCCCTGCACGGCCCCGCTTCGCCCCGGGAGTCACCATCGAGGAAGACAACTGCTGTGGCTGCAACGCCATTGCCATCCGGCGCCACTTCCTGGACGAGAACATGACCGCGGTGGATATCGTGTACACCTCCTGCCACGATGCGGTGAGGGGCCGCCGGGCCTGCACTCCctctggggctgggaggtggTCCCCGACCCCACACCCAACACTGGGGCTTCTCTGCCAGCCTTTCAGGGGAAGGGATCAAGGGAATAAGCAGtgagggcctggggagggggcggcggtCCTTCTAGACCCTGCAGGCAGGATGGCTGCTCTCAGGCTGTCTGAGCTGGAGGGGAGCCCGGAGGGCAGGGCGGGCTGtgtgctgggtggggagggagcccccGCCAGCCCTGCGGGGCCCAGCGGGCAGGGGAGCCGATTCCGTAGCAGGAAGACCTGCTCAGGTCACTCATTCCCCAGGTCTAGCCCCATCCCAAGGCCATTCGGCTCATGAACCCCCTTATCCTAGGTCTATGAGACCCCCTTCTACGTGGCAGTGGACCATGACAAGAAGAAGGTGGTGATCAGTATCCGGGGAACCCTTTCCCCTAAGGTATGCTGCCTGTGGCTCCCAGCCCGCCCCTGTGGACACCCTCACAGCCCCCGAGGGGTGCCTGTcgtcctcacccctcaccccacccctcacccgtCCTCTCTTTCCACAAGGATGCGCTGACAGACCTCACTGGTGACGCTGAGCGCCTCCCTGTGGAGGGGCACCACGGCACCTGGCTGGGACACAAGGTACGCCCCGTTCCGGGCCCCTTGCCTTCTCTCCAACCCTGCTGGCACACAGACCTGTCTTGTTGCTGCGGTGGGGGGCCTCCCTGCTTGCGCCACCCCCCCATCACCCCCCTGAGGTGCAGATTCATCTAGAAGTTCACTGTGGCCCACCCACCAGGACCCCCACGGTCCTACCTGGCCCAGATCCTGTCCCAGAAAAGCCTGAGGAGGCAGCACCTCACCCTACTTGGCCTCCTGGCAGCACAGGACCCAGGGGGTCTCTCCCTTGCCCTCAGacgctctctcccctccctcactggcaGCCTCCTGGGGCTCGTCCTCCGCCAAACCACTGGTTTCTGGTAGACAGACATGCCactcttctgagcctcagttttgtcatctgtgagCTGGGACTGATGTGAGAAAGTATCCACCAGGCCCCACAGCCAGGGGTCAGGAGGGCCAAAGGGGAAACGGACAGGATTAGTGAGCTTCCAGCCACTGGTTTTTACTGGTCTCTAAAagaccttcctccctccctgcccgtGACACCCACCTCTATTCCTCCTTACCCAGGGAATGGTCCTGTCGGCTGAGTATATCAAGAAGAAGCTGGAGCAGGAGATGGTCCTGTCCCAGGCCTTTGGGCGAGACCTGGTGAGGCACTTTCCCTGCCAGCGAGCCCTGGCCACGCTGGCCCTGCCTCCCCGAGGGCCACACTGGGGGCAGGATGCGTCGAACGGTGGCGCCTCCCCGGCAGGCCAGGCTCCTACAGCCTCCTTTGATGCCTGGCTCCCGGCCCCTCCTCACTTGCTCAGTCCCTCCCACCTGCTCTGACGCCTTCCTCTTTTGCACCAGCATTTCTTGGGCTCCCCTGCTCAGCCCCACCCCGTTGTGAGCACCTGTTCCACGCCAGGCACTGGAGGCCCGAAGATGGTTCGGGCCAGGGGCTTCAGAATCTAGAGCAGGCGATGGAAAATCGTTGCAGAGCCAATCAAAAGGGGGTCACTCTGGTCGGGGTGATCTCCCGAGGTGCTGCCAACTGCTCTTCCCAAAGCCAAGCCGTCCCTGGTCCCCGGAGAGCCCAGTCTAGTGTTTGGGGCACAGAAACAAGGGCAGGTGAACAAGCGATTATAACAGAGTATAATCTTTACAGAACGTACGCTGTTACACCAGAGTATGGTCACCATGTATGAAGGTCTGCCACAGGTGTAGATGCAGCGTCTAGGAGGAAGTCAGCCTCTCCTGGAAAATCAGAAAGGGCTTCTCCAAGGAGGTACTCTGAGCAAGGTTtggaaggatgagtaggagtttgttAGAAGAGTCCCCCCAACAAGTTGCTCTGCGTGAGTCTAGcttggccctctctctctgccccggcAGCCGCACAGCACAGACACGATCCCGGGACTCTGGGAAGACCCATCCGCCTCCCTGGTTTCAGCTAGTCCAGACAGTCAGCGGGGCAGGGCTCTCAGGTTTCTCTCGGTTTTCAGGGCCGCGGAACCAAACACTACGGCCTGATTGTGGTGGGCCACTCCCTGGGTGCAGGCACGGCTGccatcctctccttccttctgcgcCCCCAGTACCCTACCCTCAAGTGCTTTGCCTACTCCCCACCAGGGGGCCTGCTGAGGTGAGCAGCCTGGGGCCTCAGAGTTGGCTTGGGTTGGCGGGGGCTGAAGACTTGGGAGCTGGCCCTGGGCAGTCTGGCTTCTGGTCACACGGGGGCCTGGGAATGGCCCGCTAAGCGCGGGGGGTCGCTGCGTCAGATGCCAGGCAGACCCCAGGATCCACGCCCGGCAAAGCCTCACTGGCAGGAAAGGTGCGACAGGCAGCGGGCGGCCTGGCCTGGCACCCGTGAGCTCCCCGGAGGGCCTTGAATCAAAAACTGACCCCAGGAGTGCCGGGGCGGGGCCCGCTCACCACCCCTGCCTTAGCACCCCCTGGCTTCCTTTGCAGCGAGGACGCCATGGAATACTCCAAGGAATTTGTGACAGCTGTGGTTCTGGGCAAAGACCTTGTCCCCAGGCGAGTCGCAAGTCACAAGTTATGCCCTCTCTCCACGGTCCCGATCCCGGTCGACTGTTCCTCCCTCCCCGGGGGATTCCCATCTCCCCGGGGGGGAATCCCAGAGCCCCCAGAGCCGGAGGATGGGTGGCCCCACTCTGCCTGACCTCCCTTCCCTGGCTCGGCCCTGCCGAGCTGCTGACTCCCGCCTGCCTGtccacccctcccaccctgtgATCCCGATGGCGTggtctttttgtttctgtggctGCCATGTGCCTGCCCGCTCTGCCCCCACACCCCACGCCTCTCCCGGGCCCTGGCCAGGCCAGGCTGACACCCGTCTTGCCTCCTTCCCCAGGATCGGCCTCTCCCAGCTGGAAGGCTTCCGCAGACAGCTCCTGGATGTCCTGCAGCGAAGCACGAAGCCTAAAGtgagcccccgcccctccctcctgccagggCACGCTGGGCCCTGGGCACCTCACCTGTCCTGCGCCCTGCCTGTCCCTTGGCACAAAGCACAAGAGGCCCCAGCCATGTGAGGCCAGGCTGTGTGTGGCTGATGTCATGGGAACCCCAGGCCCTCAAACTCTCAGACCTCCAAGTCTCCCTGCTCCttgtacagaggaggaaaccgaggctgaggcccagagtgggCAGGGGACTTGCTGTTGCTTACACAAGCTGTGGCTGAGTCAGGAAGGGAACCAAGGGCTCCTGAGTCCCCATCACCCAGAGCTTCCTAAAGTCAAGAAAAAGCAGGCCCGAAGCCCGGTGCTTCGACTTGTCGACAGGAAGCCCCCTGCCAAGCCCGCTGCGGCTCCCCAGGCTCCATGAGCCGGCTGCCACCGCCGGAGGGGATCTGGGTGCACTTTGTTCTGATGTCCGCTGTGGCTAAGGAGAGGATCAGCCCTTCCTCATACCTCATCAGGTCTCAGAGGAGGACACTGGGGGGCTCCTCCTGTGGCAAGCCGGCCTCAGCATGCCAGGCAGGGGTGGGTGCTGTGGCCAGGTACccggagagaggcaggcaggggctgaCCTGCACCAGCTTGTCCCCTGTGACCCCCAGGCCGGCCCCCACCCCATTAACCATCTCTGCCCAATTTGGCCTGTTCCCAACCTTGGTGCCCATGATCCTCTGGCAGGCAGGGCCCTGGGTCAGGCACCAGGTGGCAAAGGTGGGCAGGGCAGCAAAGCCTTAGGGGGCCATGTCTGCCTGGAGGAGCCTGGTTCTGGAAGGTAGAGCTGTTCCTATCAGACCCAGGCCTGTGCCCTTGTCAGGCCCAGGAGGCAGGTGGCTGGGAGCCAATCCAGACGTGCCCAGGCCTGGTAGGTGCAACTGAGATGAACTTCGGGTTCTGTTCTGTCTCTGACTCAGGAAATGACCTAGAGCAAGTCCCTTCCCTTTGCTGGGCTGTTTCCCCATCCTCTAGATAAGGGGTTGACTGCTCTTCCAGCCCCTTTCCAGCCCTGACATTCAACAGTGTCATATCATCTGCCCTTGGCATCTGTTTGGCCATCCTGACCATCATATGCCTCGGCCACTGCGTCCTTAGGTGGGCActgtccttccctccacccaTGGCCATCCCAGCTCCCACCTGTCACCAAGGGCCCTCCTTCTGAGGACgcttctgcccctgcccacccagccagccctgctcagctctctccccatctcccccctgCCCCGCACAGTGGCGAATTATCGTGGGGGCCACCAAATGTATCCCCAAGTCGGAGCTGCCTGAGGAGGTGGAGGTGGCCACGCTGGCCAGCACGCGGCTCTGGACCCACCCCAGCGACCTGACCATCGCCCTGTCAGCCAGCACCCCTCTCTACCCACCCGGCCGCATCATCCACGTGGTCCACAACCACCCAGCAGAGCAGTGCTGGTAGGGTGCTGCCCGCGACCCTGGTCAGCTGGGGGGAGGCAGTGgccagggggggtgggggaccggGCTGGCCTTGCTTTGTTACCCCTCGGGAcgggacggggcgggggtggtgggcagaggctgggagacACTGGCCCGGGACGCTCACTGCAGGGGTTGCCCTATCCTGGGGCGCTGGGAACGGAAGAAAAGTCCAGAGCGGGACTCCAGGCTCCTCCCTCGCCGTCTCAGACTTTGTTCCTGAGTAGCTCTTCCCACTTAGGGGCCATGTAAAAGCGGAAGCCCTGGAGGGGTCACCCTGAGGCCCCGGCCAGCTCACACCTCAGGTGTCACTTGGCATCCCCTCCGGGATTAGATGGCAGTGGTTGTgacaggggcggggcgggggtgggagcgCGAAGGTGGACAAGCTACACATCGACCTCTCTTACTTCGTGCTCTCTCAGAGGGTCGGGCCTGGATCCTCCTTCCCAGCGACCCCTCCTGCCCAGGATTGGGGCAGGTGTGACCCAGGCCACGAGCGGGTAGTAGGCTGTGTAGGGACAGCGGCTGAGGCCCATTTGGCACAAACGGttcctggctggggtgggggtgggggtggggtgggggctcaggGTGAGGCGAGAGCAGGGGGCCCAGGGACCTGGGGGACTCGGCCAGGGAGTCACCCCCACTCAGCTTCCCTCCGGCACCTGTGTCCCCAGCTGCTGTGAGCAGGAGGAGCCCACATACTTTGCCATCTGGGGCGACAACAAGGCCTTCAATGAGGTGATCATCTCGCCGGCCATGCTGCATGAGCACCTCCCCTATGTGGTCATGGAGGGGCTCAACAAGGTGAGAGACCCTGCGTGGTCCCGGGCAGTGACATCACCTCAGCACCCACAGCACTTTGCTGGCCTGTCTCCGTCCCCATGTTATGAGCAAGGGTGCGGACTCTCAGAGGAGTGAACCAGAGCTCGCGTTCTGGCCCCCACGCCTCCACGGTCCACATCGCCACATGGCCCCGTAGTGGGGAGCTTAGGAGATTCCCAGGGACCTGTCCCCGAGGCGGGCTGAGCTTAGAGGGCCTGGAGGCCACCTGGCACTTGACAGGTGCACCACCACCCACAGGCACCCTCAGCCATCACCTGACCGCGGAAAGGGTGAccatagggaagggaaggcccCAGCAGGCCTTCCTGGTGGGGAagggacctggggtggggggacaggagcGGGGCCCGGCTCACCCCACGAGGCTCTGGCCTGAGAAGCTTGGCctgctgccccgccccccccatgtGATTGTCACTCctccgccaccaccaccaccaccagcagcttGCCCGACCCGTCCCCAGGTGCTGGAGAACTACAACAAGGGAAAGACGGCCCTGCTCTCTGCTGCTAAGGTCATGGTGAGCCCCACTGAGGTGGACCTGACTCCCGAGCTGATCTTCCAGCAGCAGCCGCTGCCCACAGGGCCACCCGTGCCCGCCGGCCTCGCCCTAGAGCTGCCCACCTCAGACCACCGAAATAGCAGTGTCAGGTGAGCCCCAGgcgcccagccccagcccaccccagaggCTGCTACAGGTGCCACAGTGTGTCCCAGAGCACGAATGTCTGTGCGCGTCTGTACTCTGTGCACGTACTGGGCCCACGTGTTCACAGAGCTCTGCGCGCGTGCACAGGAGAACTCGATCTCAATcccctctgctcagggtctcccGATCAGCTCCCACTGCCCCCGCGCCTGCCATCACTGAAGCCCGCATGGGATAGTGGCCGTCTAGGGCCGCACAGACACACGGCCACAAGCACACAGGTTCGCTCGTGGCCATCTGGTCCCAAACAGATGGATACCCACGCACTTACATACGTGCACACATACGTGTTTGTGTTGAAGCAGACACGTGCGCATCTGTGTTCACAAATAGCTCTAAGTGCACAGAGAGCCCACGCCAGGACAGGCAGCCGTGCACGTGAATGCGTGAGTGCACCTGTGCCCAGACCGAACCACAGAGACACGTTTGGGGTAGCTGACATACAGACGCTTGGTGTGCCTGCCGTACACAGAACCCAGAGCCGTGCATGCATGCTCCCAGGCCCACCCACACTCCGTATTCACGCACACTCTTACCAGGGGGTGGCTCTTACACGGTGGCTCCTGGCGGGTGGGAGTCTTCCTGGCTCTCTGGGACCCTGCCCGCCCAGGTTACAGATTTGGCCAGGAGGCTGCTCAGAAGGGTGGTCGCTGCTTCCTGGCCCTTGGCGGGGACACCTGGACATCTCTCGCTCTCCCATTTGTGCATTTCCTGTGACAACTACATGACCACATGAGGGAGCCAGTGTCCCCTCGCAGCAGGGGCTGCATCACCGCCCCCCTCTCCGGCCCCTCCACTGCCCAGTCCGGTCCCTTCCGCAGAGGGCTCCAACCCATGGCAGAGGCTGGAGGAACCCCAGTGTGAGGAAGAAAGTGATCACAGtcctgggagaggtggggggagataggggggtggggaagggtggtgCTGGTGCTGAGAGTCTGAGAACCTGTGGGGGCAGCTCTGGGCAGTGCTCTtaccccttcccccttccccctccctgcttccccctttcccctccccccttcccactTCCCCCTCCCACCATTGCCTCATGAGTGACCTGGGGCAGCCagtctctctgagtctcaggctACCCACAGGTACAAGGTGCCCCAGCAGTGCTCCCAGCGGGGGCCTTAGGCCTTCGGGGCTCCCTACCCACAGCATTAGCCAAACaggagttgtttttaaaaaacaacggtccctggggcgcctgggtgtttcagtcggttaagcctcagactcttgatttcggctcgggtcatgatctcacggtttgtgagttcaaggcccacatcaggccctgagctgactgtggagcctgcttcggatcttctgtctcctcttctctgtctctctctctctctctctccccctgccctgcccctgctcactcgctctgtcaaaataaatgaacataaataaataagtaagtaagggtccctggggcgcctgggcggctcagtaggttaagggtcggACTCTTGAtcaaggctcaggtcatgatctcacggttcggttcttgagtttaagccccacatacggctccttgcttgggattctgtctctccttccttctgcccctcacctccttgtgcgctctctccctcgctctcaaaataaacttttaaaaagcccttttaagaaataaataaaaaagaacttaaaaagaaaaaaaatacggGTCCCTGCCCCGGGCTGTTCAACAACCGCGAAATTgactttcccctcctctcctccccgagTTCCCTCCAGCCCTGAGCGAGTGGGAggagtctctgcccctcctgactctcacgcccctccctgccccgccctcccctctgTAGGAGCAAGTCCCAGTCCGAGGTGAGCCTGGAGGGCTTCTCCGAGGGGCGGCTGCTGTCTCCGGTGGCCGCGGCCGCAGCGGCCCGCCAGGACCCCGtggagctgctgctgctgtccaCCCAGGAGCGGCTGGCGGCGGAGCTGCAGGCCCGGCGGGCGCCGCTGGCCACCATGGAGAGCCTCTCAGACACCGAGTCGCTGTACAGCTTCGACTCGCGCCGCTCGTCAGGCTTCCGCAGCATCCGCGGCTCACCCAGCCTCCACGCCGTGCTGGAGCGCGACGAGGGCCACCTCTTCTACATCGACCCCGCC
Proteins encoded in this window:
- the DAGLA gene encoding diacylglycerol lipase-alpha isoform X1, which encodes MPGIVVFRRRWSVGSDDLVLPAIFLFLLHTTWFVILSVVLFGLVYNPNEACSLNLVDHGRGYLGILLSCMIAEMAIIWLSMRGGILYTEPRESMQYVLYVRLAILVIEFIYAIVGIVWLTQYYTSCNDLTAKNVTLGMVVCNWVVILSVCITVLCVFDPTGRTFVKLRATKRRQRNLRTYNLRHRLEEGQATSWSRRLKVFLCCTRTKDSQSDAYSEIAYLFAEFFRDLDIVPSDIIAGLVLLRQRQRAKRNAVLDEANNDILAFLSGMPVTRNTKYLDLKNSQEMLRYKEVCYYMLFALAAYGWPMYLMRKPACGLCQLARSCSCCLCPARPRFAPGVTIEEDNCCGCNAIAIRRHFLDENMTAVDIVYTSCHDAVYETPFYVAVDHDKKKVVISIRGTLSPKDALTDLTGDAERLPVEGHHGTWLGHKGMVLSAEYIKKKLEQEMVLSQAFGRDLGRGTKHYGLIVVGHSLGAGTAAILSFLLRPQYPTLKCFAYSPPGGLLSEDAMEYSKEFVTAVVLGKDLVPRIGLSQLEGFRRQLLDVLQRSTKPKWRIIVGATKCIPKSELPEEVEVATLASTRLWTHPSDLTIALSASTPLYPPGRIIHVVHNHPAEQCCCCEQEEPTYFAIWGDNKAFNEVIISPAMLHEHLPYVVMEGLNKVLENYNKGKTALLSAAKVMVSPTEVDLTPELIFQQQPLPTGPPVPAGLALELPTSDHRNSSVRSKSQSEVSLEGFSEGRLLSPVAAAAAARQDPVELLLLSTQERLAAELQARRAPLATMESLSDTESLYSFDSRRSSGFRSIRGSPSLHAVLERDEGHLFYIDPAIPEENPSLSSRTELLAADSLSKHSQDTQPLEAALGSGGVTPERPPSAAANEEEEGGGGGDGGGVAPGAELALHNGRLGDSPSPQVLEFAEFIDSLFNLDSKSSSFQDLYCMVVPESPTSDYAEGPKSPSQQEILLRAQFEPNLVPKPPRLFAGSADPSSGISLSPSFPLSSSGEPMDLSPTGLSSQECLAVDKIRTSTPTGRGASPAKQDDLVISAR
- the DAGLA gene encoding diacylglycerol lipase-alpha isoform X2, which gives rise to MRKRRPRELAILVIEFIYAIVGIVWLTQYYTSCNDLTAKNVTLGMVVCNWVVILSVCITVLCVFDPTGRTFVKLRATKRRQRNLRTYNLRHRLEEGQATSWSRRLKVFLCCTRTKDSQSDAYSEIAYLFAEFFRDLDIVPSDIIAGLVLLRQRQRAKRNAVLDEANNDILAFLSGMPVTRNTKYLDLKNSQEMLRYKEVCYYMLFALAAYGWPMYLMRKPACGLCQLARSCSCCLCPARPRFAPGVTIEEDNCCGCNAIAIRRHFLDENMTAVDIVYTSCHDAVYETPFYVAVDHDKKKVVISIRGTLSPKDALTDLTGDAERLPVEGHHGTWLGHKGMVLSAEYIKKKLEQEMVLSQAFGRDLGRGTKHYGLIVVGHSLGAGTAAILSFLLRPQYPTLKCFAYSPPGGLLSEDAMEYSKEFVTAVVLGKDLVPRIGLSQLEGFRRQLLDVLQRSTKPKWRIIVGATKCIPKSELPEEVEVATLASTRLWTHPSDLTIALSASTPLYPPGRIIHVVHNHPAEQCCCCEQEEPTYFAIWGDNKAFNEVIISPAMLHEHLPYVVMEGLNKVLENYNKGKTALLSAAKVMVSPTEVDLTPELIFQQQPLPTGPPVPAGLALELPTSDHRNSSVRSKSQSEVSLEGFSEGRLLSPVAAAAAARQDPVELLLLSTQERLAAELQARRAPLATMESLSDTESLYSFDSRRSSGFRSIRGSPSLHAVLERDEGHLFYIDPAIPEENPSLSSRTELLAADSLSKHSQDTQPLEAALGSGGVTPERPPSAAANEEEEGGGGGDGGGVAPGAELALHNGRLGDSPSPQVLEFAEFIDSLFNLDSKSSSFQDLYCMVVPESPTSDYAEGPKSPSQQEILLRAQFEPNLVPKPPRLFAGSADPSSGISLSPSFPLSSSGEPMDLSPTGLSSQECLAVDKIRTSTPTGRGASPAKQDDLVISAR